aacagataatTAACTATCTCACTCGAAACGTATCTTGATAGTATCtcattataatcaataatagtaataataatgtggatatattataataacaaatttttcttagatATCTTGCCACTGGAGATCTTCCCTTATTTATCGCTTTAGCATTTCGAGTTGGCGAGTCGACAGTGCGTATgctaattaaagaaatatgccAAGttctaataaatgtattagaaccaatatatttaacacaaCCAAATGAAAAAGAATGGAAGTCTTATGCTGAAGGCTTTTGGAACAGATGGAATGTGCCAAATTGTGTGGGGGCAGTAGATGGGAAGCACATCACTTTGCAATGCCCTCGAAATTCAGGAAGtctgtattttaattacaaaaaatattatagtattgTCTTGATGGCAGTAGCAAATGATGTATACAGATTTACACTGGTAGATGTTGGTGCTTATGGTGGAAACAGCGATGGTGGAATTTTTAGCGAGTcgttaattgaagaaaatctgaaaaacaaaacattaaatttacctAAGGGGACTTTTAAATTACCTAACAGTCAGGATTGTACACCAACTTTCTTATTAGCAGATGATGCTTTTTCACTAAGTACTACAATTATGAAGCCATATACAGGAAGAAATTTAgacgaaaaacaaaaaatatgcaactACAGGTTTTCGCGAGCTAGGCGAACAGTTGAAAGCGCCTTTGGGATATTTTCGAATAGATGGagaatatttcgaaattcTATTTGCATGCTACCAGAAACAGCTGATAAAATAACAACAGCATCACTTTgtctacataattttataatgattgaAGAAGAACgatgtaaacaaaaattatatagtacAAATCAATCTCTCAAAAACAACGAAAATGAACAAGtaagaaagatatttaaatttccaatttacaaataataatatttacttactttaaattttgatacatttacaaatatttaaaatgtaatataacaattaatatatgacgtaataagtaatatttttattgtaattctaaatttttataatttttacaaatgttaattaaaatatttgatattatatatatttttaatcagattaatcatgtcatttttttaaaggaaaTAAGGTGGATGtctttatcagaaaatttagattttgatGAAACTGTATCTTCTGCTTCGAAACAAAGAGATACGTTatgtaagtattttatatcacCTGCAGGAGAAGTCCCCTGGCAATACGATTATGTGCAAAGAGGTATATATGATGAAAAGGTTCAACACTAAAAATATGGTTTATGTACGtatgtaacttttaattatttataaaccttattctttctaacaaaacataattataaaagaagataTACAAGGCATTCAAAAAATACAGtacaatactttaataatatattttagagagatcttaatttaaattggaaaaatgtaatataaaaaagtcaaGATCTTATAATAGTTTTTGTATTGGAAGATCATGTACATTAACATTTGTAGAGTTTACCAATGATACCATATTGATTTTCACAATCCaactaattttaatcttttgctTTTTTAGGAGGGGTACTGTGTACACTGCAACAATCTGCTGTAATTGATAAgctttacttatatatatataatttataagaataagaaaatttaattattaagcaaagtatcaataaaaattattaaaattattacttacttttttaatgtattgcttactatttattattaacttcattaatgttgaaattttcattatttatccaTGTTTAATCATATAGCATAATGTTTCAAtcagaaaattacatttgcaaGAGAGCCTTGATGTTGATCtgtgtgtaataataaatcaatatttacataaataaaaaataattacaaataaagtttttattaattatgcaatgaataaaatatacattaatgtaatgaacaaaaaatatatgtttaagtattgaaaataaaagtaaggATATACACTTTAGAATTGCACAATaagtatttcaaatacaaagcattttttaaacatcttgaataataaaattatacgttttatttaaaatatatataattgaacattatatatatatatatatatatatatattttaaactcaaaatctttataatatttttgatattattattgataatataaaaaaatgaaaaacttttgtgtaaaatgaatgtttcaataataaatataaaaagaaaaatcacgcGTTAAATATATGACAGACATATTACGTTTTTTGTAATGAAGCAAATAAAGCATCTGTTATCATTTTcttcctgatatttttttcagtttgtGGAAGATTTGACAAGTGAGCAATAATAAACTGACTAAATGCTTCAtcttcattttcatatttgttatCCAAAACATTGACAAGTTTTTGTGTAACcgatgaaaacattttttcaaattctttcgTTTCATCTATTTTGCGTTTCTTGTATTTCACAGGTTttgtatctaattttttaagaatattttctttgtttttctcctcattattagaattatcttctttttcagaatcacttgatattttatgaaatacttcattagattttggaatattgACTGATAACTCCGAAGATGATGTAGAAGATGAAGTTTCAATCGCTTTTATATTACTATGCgttctgaaaatataaaaatatataagtatatattatactattaaaagaaaatttttaagcaataaTAACTACAAACCTTCGCTGTCTGACATAATTGTCAAGAAATGACAATtgggaaaaaaatacaaaggaTTTGTGAGTTGAAGCAGCACTTCCACTTTTATATTGACCATTCAAGATTCGTTTCTCACGATTGTATTGATTTCTTAGAGATGTACATCTAGTTTGGCAGTATTCAGGTGTATAAAAATTACCTGAAAATTTTGAGATACTTAAATCCATTATCATATTTACTTATCCATCATAtaaattagcaataaaatgtgataaaaaatatattattaaaaaaaaaaaaacatttgtaacttaccataatttttatttagcataattttagacatttcattctgttacgtcctgatagatgtagaattttttcgttgggctcggcgatcgatgTAAACGGgtctgaccgcacgagccgagcggcgcgtttaggacttgcgacgggtcagcgactggaagagtcgtttttactccgtcaacaagtcaaccgctcgtggttctctttttgggtcaaggaattgaatccctattacccggggcggaacctttgtgcacaatttgagagggaaggtgtgagggggtgacaaacgaggagggtgtggttaaataaaaaaagaacaaagtttaatttactaaagacaacattttaattcgattgaatttataattaggatacaaaacttaattcttaatcgcatatgttaataattttatttatgtattctttacaagtgtgtgtgtgtgtgtgtgtgtgtgtgtgtgtgtgtgtgtgtgtgtgtgtgtgtgtgtgtgtgtgtgtgtgtgtgtgtgtgtgtgtgcgtgcgtgcgtgcgtgcgtgcgtgcgtgcgtgcgtgcgtgcgtgcgtgcgtgcgtgcgtgcgtgcgtgcgtgcgtgcgtgcgtgcgtgcgtgcgtgcgtgcgtgcgtgcgtgcgtgcgtgcgtgcgtgcgtgcgtgcgtgcgtgcgtgcgtgcgtgcgtgcgtgcgtgcgtgcgtgcgtgcgtgcgtgcgtgcgtgcgtgcgtgcgtgcgtgcgtgcgtgcgtgcgtgcgtgcgtgcgtgcgtgcgtgcgtgcgtgcgtgcgtgcgtgcgtgcgtgcgtgcgtgcgtgcgtgcgtgcgtgcgtgcgtgcgtgcgtgcgtgcgtgcgtgcgtgcgtgcgcgcgcgcgcgcgcgtgtgtgtgtgtgtgtgtgtgtgtgtgtgtgtgtgtgtgtgtgtgtgtgtgtgtgtgtgtgagtgttttatttttccggagggaggacagaagaaataataaaataaagagaaatgaactgacttactcgttgcaggaTAGTTTCGGATCGGGTTGACTATGTTCGGTGattctgagcaggcgccccgttgagggaaggtgttATATGAGCGTCGGACcccttttttttgtaaacgcgtgggcaccctgctgcgggatggtgtcgtcagggtgatgggccctctacttgagatgcaccacgagatggTCGCGATAAAGTATCAACTggttttactctttgattcgcgcccctgaactactcgaaaaactgtttcgagaaactgagctaaacggaataattGCGCAAAACTGtttgaaaaactgtgtgtgattgtgtccggagccaccagaacacgggtttttatactttttctttggggtagatccctttggaaaatcttaggtttttggagcggggatcgaataggaattagtcttgcgagaaaatttttaatgtgggggaggatggcgtcatttttagctaataggattgggtttagatgattaggttacttaaaatgagataggaagaaagaggccctaacgaataaggaatagcgtcgtttcgggtccatgtatgatgggggtaggtttttgaggtggcgtaacccggttggtgttaattagtataggtggggtgcatctcagcgtcttaagatctgggtgggcgtagtctttagaccatacgatggaacgatgggtggtctatagaagtgcttgccccgattctcggctttcggattggatggttaagaatcggtatataagttcgcaaagccttgggtcactgatctaataaatttgacagtttacgactgtcgcgtgcccttggtgtcgcgtggagagtgcgactaatgcatctcggtttcccagacctactaaacacgtgcgccgtatcaggtgtcgcgccttctcggcatgcgactgcggtcattccccgatcgttactcggaaaaaaccctatctactagctagagttcccgtaggtggaatccaagaatatgactagttggtgccagtttttctttttatctcttactctaaccgtctggagtcagttaaggactccagctaccgcgaagttttgacttttacggtttttctggcgacgataggcacgctgagcggccaaggtattttgaaatatccatgctatttttctctgtgagaagattcgagctcctggtgtctcatgagaaaaacagctctggcgttataatatttcttaagagtttttgttggttccgcgtttactaggtctggtatttaatgaaaagaaaagaatcgtgtagtctgatcaggacgtaacacccCCCACCTTAGACAAATGTTGGGGGTATGcaacatttgcaattaaattaaagatagattcttttcttttctcgatTAACATTCCCATTTGAGATGCCGAATCGTTCTTACACTGCTTGTTTGTtaaagagaaggaaaggaaaggcGACCTCCAAAACCCCTTCCTTATTCCTTTCGTTCTTTTTGCTGTCGCTTACAtactgcatatattttttcttttgactctatttctaataataaaaatctactaTAAAGGATTTGATGAAGCCTTCTTCCGTGGAATCCTTTCAAATGTTCGATAGAACATGGTAAAAtgagtaaagaaaagaaaagatggaGTTTTATTTACGTGATAATCGTGTCCCAGAATGTCACGTGCAAAGGTCCGTAGGTCAGTCCAACCACATATAcccttttattgtttttctggGTAGCCACTTATCTTCTCCATCCCTTGGCCCAACTCGGCTTTCATCTTTATACAGGAACCTTTTTGTACAGTCTTCTTATCttca
The window above is part of the Linepithema humile isolate Giens D197 chromosome 8, Lhum_UNIL_v1.0, whole genome shotgun sequence genome. Proteins encoded here:
- the LOC137001616 gene encoding uncharacterized protein isoform X2 — its product is MTLPIFNKLLQLTEPYLTKNHYRALPAEQRLLIVLRYLATGDLPLFIALAFRVGESTVRMLIKEICQVLINVLEPIYLTQPNEKEWKSYAEGFWNRWNVPNCVGAVDGKHITLQCPRNSGNVGAYGGNSDGGIFSESLIEENLKNKTLNLPKGTFKLPNSQDCTPTFLLADDAFSLSTTIMKPYTGRNLDEKQKICNYRFSRARRTVESAFGIFSNRWRIFRNSICMLPETADKITTASLCLHNFIMIEEERCKQKLYSTNQSLKNNENEQEIRWMSLSENLDFDETVSSASKQRDTLCKYFISPAGEVPWQYDYVQRGIYDEKVQH
- the LOC137001616 gene encoding uncharacterized protein isoform X1 codes for the protein MTLPIFNKLLQLTEPYLTKNHYRALPAEQRLLIVLRYLATGDLPLFIALAFRVGESTVRMLIKEICQVLINVLEPIYLTQPNEKEWKSYAEGFWNRWNVPNCVGAVDGKHITLQCPRNSGSLYFNYKKYYSIVLMAVANDVYRFTLVDVGAYGGNSDGGIFSESLIEENLKNKTLNLPKGTFKLPNSQDCTPTFLLADDAFSLSTTIMKPYTGRNLDEKQKICNYRFSRARRTVESAFGIFSNRWRIFRNSICMLPETADKITTASLCLHNFIMIEEERCKQKLYSTNQSLKNNENEQEIRWMSLSENLDFDETVSSASKQRDTLCKYFISPAGEVPWQYDYVQRGIYDEKVQH